The genomic segment TGACGTGATTGTCTTTTGAAGAATAAATATAAGGTTTGTTGAATATTTGTCTATTTCCTCCCtctttttaaaatcaatatgGAAAGTTTATTAAGAGTGTTCGATCTAATGATGATACAAAATATGTCAATCTAATGACATTTATTCAAGAGCTAACTTGTGTTAATCTTTCAGCAAAATGTGTTTTAGTGGTTTTTAAAATGCTTCTCTTCAATCTATCATTCAAGAGTTATGTAAGCACAAGATAACAAGAATAGTGATAGCAGTAACAATACATACCTGATACTAATTGTCGAGCAGAATTTGGACGCCGCTGTTGAGCTAATGCTTGCACAATTGCATCCTCAACCTTATAGAGAAAGGTAACAAAAGTTACTAAGATGACTGAATTTCccataacaatatatttaagtCATGTAAAATATTTCTGAAAACCTTTAAAGAAGCAAGCTCTTTCAATCCCATTTCAACAGAAAGCATACTTTCGATATTTCCTTCGCCAGTAAGATCATTTAAGTCAGGAACAAGTTTGCTCCTCTTCTCGATTGCATCATCATCACCTGTTTAAAATCATAACAATCATCTCTGGAATTCACGTAATGAAAATCATCActgtaaagaaaatatataacatagaGCATAGATTTGCCCTACTATGCAGCAAACTAATATGAACTGTACAGTCCAAATCTTTATTTCATGCCTTTTTCCCAGCATTCCTCCTTTGCCTTTTGTCCAGCAGAAACAACGACCTCAAATGGAAGAGGGGCTAAGGATGACCAAAGTTCATACTTCGAAACTGCAACATCTGCACAGATGCCTATAACCATGGAAGAAGTTACACTACATGGAATTACTCACTTATCTAGATCAGCTGAATTCAAACTTGATATATAGACAAAGTATAGTTCAATATGCAtgcaatcatacaaaaattataaaactcaTTAAAAGCTTCAGTAATGTATTCCAGTGCAGTTGAGATGTTTTTGCCTCTCACCagaagaaaagcaaaaaaaggACGATATAGCTTGGTTTATTTTGTAGCTACATACCAATGTGTTAACTTAACATCACTCTATTGATTAATGATAATACTAACATGCATAAATTCTGAAAGAACTATAATAAAGAGCTGTGAAAGCTTATTCAGGTTCTGTCAAAAGTGATTGACATATAGAacaaattgataataaaatgaCTCAATAGTCATGTCCACAAGAAATACAATAATGCTTCtcccaaaagaaaagaaaagttaaaacaGACAGTAGCGTACCATATTTTGCAGCTAAACCCCAATAACGAGCAAGCCAACACCTCTTTAGAACAACTTCTTCCTGACAAgaaagtaattatatataacaagTTTTCTAAGTAATTCACAAATACCAATGAACTCCTACTACCGTGGAAATATGTACCATTTCTTTCTGAGTTAATATCATTCTTTGAGTCATTGATCGAAGAGCTTTTACTTCAGATTCAGCTCCATTAAGCTGTTTCACTGCAGCCTCAGTCTCAACTTTTGCATTCtgtttcagaagaaaaaaattaaacacatatAGCAGCCTGTGTTGAGAATGTTAAAAAAGTGGCATATTCACCTCAATTTCAGCCTGTAGAGATGTGATTTCCTTATCAACTCCATCCTTTGAGCCTTTGGCATTCTTAAGTGCAGCCTGTGAAATAAAAAGCTTTGCTGAAAGAATTCTTCACAAGGGGATTAAGCAAGAAATCGAATACCAAACTATTTTGCTAAACAATATCTTGATTCCCCTTGATGGTATAAATCAACTATGTTCAGAGTTTGTACAACATGCAACTCAAGAGTTCAATTTATTACCACCACACTACCTCTCTTTGACGCAATGCTGCTTCCTTTCTGCAATTCAGTAATAAGGGAATGTCATACACCGTACTAAGCGAATGAAAACCCATTTGCAACAGTTTTAACTTTAACTCACACACCTGCTCAAGAGTTTGGCTTCCAAAGATACACCTTCTCCGAGGGAAGCAACCTACAAAGTcagatgaaaaattataaactgCACATGAAAGAAATCTCGTTGACACATACGCTCATGTATAAACATAAATATCTAAGCCaagtaataaaatttcaaaactaaaaaggaAAGTTCAATTAACTAGAGAGAAACTCTTAAAACATGGACTAAAGGTAGTTACTACTAAGGTCACATTCTTCCAGTAAAGCTTAGTAGATTACAATAACCAACTAGGTGCACAAATACAACCCAATCCAGCGTGGTAAAAATGGTGATTTATGCTAAACAATAGACAGAATCTGAAATCAAAAGCAACAGGGAATTCTTAATCAGAAGCAGTGTAATAAGCAAGTATGAATTAGGGACTCTTAATGTATCAACCAAGAACAAGGAGACAACAACTCAGAAGGCCATTATCAAGTGTGGAAACTAGAGTACTGtataccaaaaattaaaaaaagaaagcacCTGCTTCTCAAGCTCCCTAATTCTGGCCTCTGATTCCTTGCATCTCTCTTCCTCGAGTCTAAGCTGCATGGTAGAAACGCTTGAATACTTACGAATGATGTGAGTTCAAAACAAAGTCGACCGTAGTACCTTGTCTAGAATAATTTCATTCTCTTCCTGCAGCATATCAACCTGCAGGTAGAGCAGAGATTTGTTTAAGTGAATTTAGAAGGGCGTGGGCCTCAGAAATTAACACGTTGAATTCTGTTTCATTGAAAGTtagaaacatgaaaaaaaaaattggaaagagAGGTAATTAACCTCATCGCGAAGTACAGAAGCCTCACGCTGATGTCCTGAATCTTTTGGTAGAACGAATCCAGTATCAAACGGAAACCTGTAAATTTAATGGAATCCGGAATTGTAATTGTAGTTTAGGGAGTGGACAGGCAGGCATTATTATACACACACTCACATAAAAGGAAGCGGCAGTATGAAAAAACAATGTGAGAAGGGGTACGCAATGTATGAATCTATTAGTTATAGAATAAGATATGACGTAAACGGGAAGAAATGCGAAGGGAATGAGAATTTACCTTTTATCTTTGGGCTTACTATTAAGGATGGGAGGGTCTAAGGAAGGAACAGGAGCTGGAGTCTTGAGGCTTAGCGGTGGTCTGTTAGTAGCAGGTGGAGTTGGTGCTGGTGCTGGTGCTGGTGCGCGAAGATACATTGATTCTTCCGGGAGGTTTCGAGGTACCTGATTAAGTTAGGAGGTGAATAAGGAAAGGAAGTCAGTTAATGATGGATGGGATAACTGTGGAGTGGAATGGGAAGAATCGGACCGCGGCAGGAGATGGCGATCTGAGAGCGGCAGTGGACTTAGCAGAGTTCCTGGAGAGAGATAGAGGCGGGGGAGCAGTGTAGCGAAAACCTAGATCTTCGCCGTCGTCGTCGTCTTCGTCGTCGTCGGCAGTTTGAGAAGCCATGACCTGAGCGAGGCGCTGAGCAGCGGCTTTGGCAGCAACATTCTGAGTCCTTTTGACGGTTGAAATTCCAGTTGCAGTGAGGGTGAGGGAGGAAGAACGAGAATGGCCATTACGTGAGTGTGATGGCGACGACATCACATTCCCAGATTCACTGCTCCATTTCCGCTCCATCTCTCTTTCCCCTTTACCCTTTGCAAATTGATGTCTGTTCACTCCTGGTTAGTCGGTCAGTACTTCTACTAGTACTGCTTCAATGTCAATGCTTGTCACTCACCATTTTGGTccactcttttctttttccttttaaaattcaataaccgttactaattttatatcattttccTCCATTTCCTTATTACGTTATAATTATTCAACTAAAATTACactaaagataataaattaacaattcCTACTTTAAATTCCTCATTCGTTGAAGAAGAATGAGATAAAgatgatttgaattttttattttattttaaatttactacTCAAGTTAATTTGATGATAGATacatttaatttgtattaagGAATCACTgacatattttctttattgtatttatgaaaataaaaagaattatttccTTTATATTAATATGCATTTAATAATTAGCATCTATTTTCAATGTAtctatttcatgtttttttgAGGAAGAgaactttattatatttttagaagaaattaTTGAGGtgttgaaaaaagaaaacaatgcttaagattcatcaataaaattaattatgctATAAATTTTGTATTGGTATTTTGTACAGGCTTTGTACATCTAAGATGAATTTGATACAGTGTGAAAGAGGAGATAGGAAAACTACCGTggtgttgtttatttttaggaatgtagaagtgaaaataaatgaatttaaagtaaaaatttattaaaatttgtgaaagatTTAATGGacaaaatgttttaataaataaaggaaGTTACATATCTGTCCTCCAAGAAAACCAGTCCAAGAATCCATTTCCGAGTCCACTTGTTTCCGTCCATTCCATGCAATCCAAAATCAGTTCTGACGTGAACAACGCAGCCAAAACTGTTTCTCAACCAAACAAAATCGGTTCTCATCATATGGGAATTCGTTCTCCAACATCAGTAACACCACAAAAACGATCTTGCAAACATGAAATCAGTTCTTCGACAAGATCACCAACACATAATCGATTCTACAAATATGAATCGTTTCTACAAATATGAATCGATTCTTCAAAAGCTAAAATGGTTAACGTCAATGGAATGAATTCTAAAAAACCAAGAAAAGATTCATTGTCTAAAAAAAAGCAGAGGGCCACTTTTGTAAATTCCCACTTGCTGAGCTGGTTTTTTGCTTCTCATCGGCTCATGTTGGTGATGATCATCATCTCTCTCACGCAAATAAtcactttaaattaattactctcaaatcaattaaaagaaacattaaTTACTTTCAGTGAATTCCTGAAAGTGAACACAATGTTAGTTCTATTTTGATGATTGAAGTATATAAGTACATTATAAAACAATTGAAATATcactttgtaattaaattaattaaatttatgtattgtATTGAAAGTTTTTATAGGCTGTACTGGTTAAATTTTTATAAGTAGTCACatattattatcaaa from the Vigna angularis cultivar LongXiaoDou No.4 chromosome 3, ASM1680809v1, whole genome shotgun sequence genome contains:
- the LOC108326653 gene encoding coiled-coil domain-containing protein SCD2 isoform X1, whose protein sequence is MERKWSSESGNVMSSPSHSRNGHSRSSSLTLTATGISTVKRTQNVAAKAAAQRLAQVMASQTADDDEDDDDGEDLGFRYTAPPPLSLSRNSAKSTAALRSPSPAAVPRNLPEESMYLRAPAPAPAPTPPATNRPPLSLKTPAPVPSLDPPILNSKPKDKRFPFDTGFVLPKDSGHQREASVLRDEVDMLQEENEIILDKLRLEEERCKESEARIRELEKQVASLGEGVSLEAKLLSRKEAALRQREAALKNAKGSKDGVDKEITSLQAEIENAKVETEAAVKQLNGAESEVKALRSMTQRMILTQKEMEEVVLKRCWLARYWGLAAKYGICADVAVSKYELWSSLAPLPFEVVVSAGQKAKEECWEKGDDDAIEKRSKLVPDLNDLTGEGNIESMLSVEMGLKELASLKVEDAIVQALAQQRRPNSARQLVSDIKSPGDPKFMEAFELSPEESEDVLFKEAWLTYFWRRAKVHGIEEDRAKERLQFWIGRSGHSPTSHDAVDVEQGLSELRKLGIEHRLWEASRKEVDQELTIARKWT
- the LOC108326653 gene encoding coiled-coil domain-containing protein SCD2 isoform X2, producing the protein MERKWSSESGNVMSSPSHSRNGHSRSSSLTLTATGISTVKRTQNVAAKAAAQRLAQVMASQTADDDEDDDDGEDLGFRYTAPPPLSLSRNSAKSTAALRSPSPAAVPRNLPEESMYLRAPAPAPAPTPPATNRPPLSLKTPAPVPSLDPPILNSKPKDKRFPFDTGFVLPKDSGHQREASVLRDEVDMLQEENEIILDKLRLEEERCKESEARIRELEKQVASLGEGVSLEAKLLSRKEAALRQREAALKNAKGSKDGVDKEITSLQAEIENAKVETEAAVKQLNGAESEVKALRSMTQRMILTQKEMEEVVLKRCWLARYWGLAAKYGICADVAVSKYELWSSLAPLPFEVVVSAGQKAKEECWEKGDDDAIEKRSKLVPDLNDLTGEGNIESMLSVEMGLKELASLKVEDAIVQALAQQRRPNSARQLVSDIKSPGDPKFMEAFVFM